From the Triticum urartu cultivar G1812 chromosome 4, Tu2.1, whole genome shotgun sequence genome, the window CAGgatatcatccacatacaagattaGGAAAATATATTTCCCATTTTTAAACTTTGCATAAATGTAATTATCCTCAATATTTTCTTTAAATCCAAAACTTTTAATCGTTTGATTAAACTTTAGATACCACTGCCGAGAGGCTTGTCTTAATTCATAAATGGATTTCTTCAGGCGGCATCCCATATTTTTCTTGCCTTCCATAATAAAACCCTTAGGCTGTTTCATGTAGACATTTTCTTTTAAATCACCATTCAGAAATGTCGTCTTAACATTCATTTGATGTAACTCTAAATCAAAATGAGCAACTAATGCCATTATGATTCTGAAGGAATCCTTACATGAGACTGGAGAAAATGTCTCATTGTAATCTATCCCTTCTCTTTGTGTAAATCCTTTTGCCACGAGTTGTGCTTTATACTTTTCTATATTCCCTTTAGAGTCATACTTAATTTTGTAGACCCATTTACAGCCTACTGTTTTGGCTCCTTTAGGAATTTCCTCTAAGTCTCAAACATCTTTGGAACTCATCAATTTCATCTCGTCTTCCATTGCCTTCATCCACTTCGATGAATGAGGGTTTGTCATGGATTCTTCATATGAGGTGGGATCTTTTTCCATATGAACCACTTCTGTGTTATAAACTTTAAAGTCAGTAGAAATAGCTGACTTTCTTGGTCTTGTAGACCTTCTAAGGGCCTCAATTTCTGGCACATTCTGTGCCTCAACTTCTGGCACTTCTTCTAAAATTCGTTGTTGCACCTCCCTTTCATGCTCAACAACGGGTTCAGTCGGCTCCTGACGGACAGGTTCCGGGTCTACCCCCATAGTTGTCATGGGTGGAGTTGCAACTGCATGCACCCTCTTCTCCTCAAGATCAATTTTCCGAACTACCAAGGTCCCCCTCATCATTTCGTCTTCTAAGAAGACTGCATGTCTTGTTTCTACAAACTTTGTATATCTGTCTGGGCAGTAGAAACGAAAACCCTTTGATCTGTCTGGATAGCCAATGAAGTGGCAACTCACTGTTTTGGAATCTAACTTTGTAATGTTTAGATTAAACATTTTGGCCTCGGCAGGGCACCCCCACACCCTGAAGTGTTGTAAAGAGGGCACCCGTCCTGTCCATAGCTTGTATGGTGTTTTGGGCACCGACTTGCTTGCTACTCTATTGAGAATGTGAATGGCGGTTTTAAGCGCCTCCATCTATAATCCCAATGGCAAGTTGGAATAACTCATCATGCTGCACACCATACCCATAAGTGTATGGTTGCGCCTTTCAGCTACTCCATTCTTTTCTCCCATAGTGGGATACATTAAAAGCACATGAGTTATCATATCTTTCTCTTGCCAGAATTTCTCCCACCATACAGGATTCTTGACATAATATTATGTCAGCTTTACCCCATTACGCAGGTATTTTCCCAGACTTTTCCCGCCATGCAGGTTTTATCATAATCATCTTTTCCCGCCATGTGGGTAATTCCATGTAAGGGAACATAAATGCCAGAATTGGCTCTTTTGACTGCATATTCAATCATCAAATTTAGGAATAAATCCGAATGCTCATTGACACACACGCTTGATCCGACGTTGGTCAAATTAAACATGCATGTTGCTTGTTTCATCTCAAATCATGTTGATTGAAAAATCTTCTTCATAGAGAGTACATGAAAAACATTCATAAACCAAGACTCTCAATGATCTATCTCTTTTCTTTTGATGCCATTCTTTAGAGAGAACATACTCCCTCACGTTATGACCTTTCTTGGTCATCTTTCGGGTCACAAGTACCCAGCCATTCGCTTTCACGAATGAAAGCATGGAAAACTTTTAGTCTGAGAAAACTTAGCCAGTAATCTACAATAATGGGCATAAAAATAACCCTACGTTGGTCTGGTTAAAAGAAATGCACATTAAACTTTTGAAACTTTATTTTATATTCCATAGCACCGTTGGGCGGAAATGGAAATAATGCATATAACTGATAAACAATGTGATGATAGTATTTCTATTAAACAACTTTACTAAGAattaatcatcatcatcatcaactttaTTGCAGCGACAACAAGAAATATACATTTCTCTAGTTCAAGAGCATTTCTTGATCTTTATCCGTTCTCTGAAAATTGATCACTTTGATACAAATTTATCAGAGATTTAAACTTTGAACATAAGACTCATAGAATTATTGCACTGTTATCATCAACGTTGGTCAAAAAATAACAATACCATGTTTTAACTTTAAAAACAAATATTTTTCTTTTGTCATAGTGGAAATTATCTGCATCTTATTTCACCCACAGGGGAAAACATTGCTAAAAATATTTCTTCCAATTAAATTATCCCGTTGGTTCCAATTTAATTGGAGGATAAAACTTTTACTTTGCAGCGGAAACTTTACAATATTCTATCCAAAAACAATTCTGTACTCTTTTACTCTCTAAGCAATTTTAACCGGTTGGTTCAAAAATGCATTAGAGAAGCAACAATTTAATATTTTACTTTAGTTCTATTCACTTTTAAAAGAGCACCTTTAAATTTCAATAATAAAACATGATCATGTTATTAACAACGTTGGTCATAAAAATAACATAATCATATTCATTAAAATATTCACTTTAACATGCTCATAAAAACTTAATTCTAtttaaacttttattttctttgtaAAAGAGCACTATTAATTATTTACGCAGCAAAAAACATGAATAAAAGATCATGAACTTTTTAATTCTTTACAGAAACTTTTCTTTGACAAAtaaaaaattcatgaactttattatttcctttgtaaaaattcatgaacatttatTTTCTGAAACTTTTCTATTTTAATTTTCAAAAACTTTTCTGTTTACTTTTTGGATCTCTAAACAAAATTTCTTGGATGATTTGAATAGAGAAAAAATCTATGTAAAATTTTGCCTGAAAAAACAGGACAAAAAACTATTAAAAGCACGGAAAAACGTGCAGCTCCAGCCGAACTCGACCTGGCGCGGGAGGCCCACAGCGGCCCAAGGCCTGCGCCTCCGCGCGCTCGCGTGAGCCGGCCTGGTTCGCTGGCTCTGCCAGCCCAGCAGCCCAGATGGCCTGCTCACTTTCTGGCCCAGCGGCCTGAGGTGGGGCTAGGGTTTCACGGTGGCCGTCCGATCAGATCGACGGCCACGCGCGCTTCGGGCTCGAACAAAACCAGGTGAGTTCCCTCCCACCGGTCCAGTCCATTCCCTCGCGCGCCGCTCGGTCTCTCTCCCGATGGCGAGGCAGGTGGCTGCGCCCCGGTCGGCCACCCGGGCCGCCGGCGACGACGGCGAGGGCCACCGCGCCGCGCGCGCCCCTTCCCTTTCCCCTTTCCTGTGCGCTGCTCGCTGTTCCTCTCTGCATGCAGTAGCGCATCTCCCAACAGTCCCGTCGCGTCGGGGGCAAGCCGGCGACGGCGTCGAGCCGCGCTGTGCGAGCCTTCCCTTTTCCCCCTCCTTTCTCTTTCCACCTTCTTGTGatagagagagcgagagagagacgCGGCCAAGCTCTCTGCTCCCCTTCGCGCCCTCTCTTGCTCTTGTTGTCGACATCTATGGCAACGGCCCGGCGGCCGACGACGGCGCCGAAGGCCACCGCGTCGCCCGGTGCGGCCTTTCTCTTTCTGTTTCAATTCTCTCCATCCACCACCTCCCCAGATAGAAGAGAGAGGCAGATGCCGCCAGACGGCGACCTAGATGGACGGAGCGGCTGCGCCCTTGCTGATCCCTTCGCCGGTCGCGCGTTCCCCTTGTGGTGAGCGCGCCGTCGTCGAATGGATCGGTGGTGGTGCTCTTTGCCCCTGTGGGGTTGGTTCTTCGTCCGATGCCTCGGCTTGCCGATGCGCGTCCGGATCGAGAGGAACAGGCGCGGCCATGACGGCGGCGTAACTTTTCTTTGAGATGCGTTTGCCCTTCTAGGGTTCTTTGGGGGGAGACTCTTTTCTTTCTCTGATTTGACTTTGTACCGAAAAACATCTAGCCAAGATGGATCTGATACCATTGTTGTAATCTTAGATCGGGGTAGGCTAGAGACTCCCAGTAAACCTACCTTCTGCCTTGCCTTCCGAGGAACTCCCGATGCCGGACATGGTGACGGTGGCCGGTGATGGCAGAGAGTGGTGGCGGTGGTGTGCTTCCCGTGAGCACCGCGCTAACCCTAGATCTGTAGGGAGTGACGATGGGGTTTGTGGCAGCGATTAACCTCGTGAAACGTGCCTCGGCCCCCACCTCTGTTTATGTAGCGCGGGTCACAGGGACCCACCAACCATGGTTTGGTTGggcgcccccgatcagggcgcgAGTCAAGGGCGCAATCGACCCGTTGGGTTCGAACGGGATAGAGATCACCCTAACATCAAATGCACtgaaaaagtaaaaaaaaaataGCATAAGGATGACCCGTAGTTAAGAGGTCATGCATTACTCTTTGAATAGAGTCATGTGATTCAGATATCTGATGTATGAAAGATGAAAAAACCAAGCAACCCTATCAAATAAATAGAGGAAAAAAGAAGTGCAGTTCATTCTCCATTTGGCTGCACCTATAACATTCCTTGTTTATATGAATTGAGAATTTACCTGTTCTCATGCCTGTGAAAAGAGCTTTCCTTAGTAGCTTCCAAACAAATGTTTGAACTCTTGGTGGCATCTTTTGTTCTTCAAGCTATGACTAATAAAAGCCCAGTTTAAGCTATGACTAATAAAAGCCTAGTTTAAGCTATGACTAATAAAAGCTATGACTAATAACGGCCTCCCCCCAGGGCCCTATTTAAGCTACGATTAAAAAGCCCAGTTTAAGCTATGACTAATAAAAGCCTAGTTTTTTGGTGACTAATAAAGCCTGCTTTTGCCATGCTATGAAACAGTGCCATGGtttaaaaaatgaaaaaataaatttGACCTGTAAGGGAATGAAAAACAAagaaatcatatagtttagtaaAAAATGCCATGGTTCGAACAAAAAAATGCCATAGTCCACAGAGAAATTGTCATGGTCTTTGGCCATGTGCTATGAAAAAATTGTCGTGTTTTAAGTTTTTTTAAATGGTGCAAAAAGGAAGAAGACATGGCAATTTGCTAGTAGTTGCCATGTTTCTTAAAGTAATTTACAGTGGTCCCATGAAAAATGCCATGGATGTAAAGTAAAATTTGCAAAAAAAGAGTAAAAATTGCCATagtcccaaaataaagaaattgCCATGCTTTTTTTGCCATTATCGATTATATTGACATGCATGTAAAAAGGTCAAAAATTGTTATGGCGACGTTGGTAAATTTTCCATGTCAAAAAATTGTTATGGAAAActaaaaagtaaaaaaaaaattCACAGAAAAAAGAGGTTTAAAAGAATTTGCCAGGGCGTTATAGGTAAATTTGCCATGTCAATATAAGAAAAATGCCATGGAAAATTAAAGTAAATTTTGCCCATCTTTCTCTTGTTGACATTTAAAGGTTAAAAATTGTCGTGGCAATATAGGTAAATTTGCCATGTCAAAATAGGTAAAATTGCCATGGTAAAATAAAAACTAAATTTTACAAAAAGCAAAAGAATAGGTTCAAGGAATTTGCCAGGGCATTATAGGTTAATTTGCCATGTCAATATAAGAAAAATTGCCATGGAAAATTTAAAAGTAAATTTTGCCATCTTTTTTTGTTGCCATTTAAATGATAAAAAAATTCGTGGCAATATAGGTAAGTGTTCCATGTGAAAATATGTAAAATTGTCATGGCAAAATAAAAACTTAATTTTACTAAATTAAAAATAATAGGTTCAAGGAATTTGCCATGGCGTTATAGGTAAAATTGCCATGTCAATATAGGAATAAAATAAAAATGTAAAATTTGCCATCTTTATTTTCCTGTTTTATTAtaatttgccatggcaaaaaagtaaaaaaaattgtTGTGCCAACTTATGCTTAAAATAATAATTTTCCCATGACAACTCTCACGGTGTGTTTCAATATAATTTGCCACTCTGTCATCATAATTTGCCATGGGAAAACATGTCGAAAAAAAAAATTTTACAATACCATCTGATGTCACTTTTCCCAAATGTTAAAAcgaaaaaaataagaaaaattgCCATGCTATGTGAAAAGCATGGAAGAAGAAGCTATGTAGGTCATGGCAATTGTGTGTAGAAAAATTGTGAAGTATGAATTTGCCGTGGGTTGTTAAAAATTGCCATTGTTCGACAAGTTGGCACCTTTTGTATCATAAAATTGCCATGTATGTGAAACGACATAAAAAATGATCAAAAATTGACATAGCAAAATGCATATTCAAATTTGTCGTGTTTTATTAATCAAAATTGTCATGTATGTGAAAAAATAGTTTTATAATGGATTTACCATGTGAACATTAATGAATTGTCAAAGTTGCCGTGGCAACACATCTTAAGTTGAAGTATGGCGCATTGCTAATTTGCCATGGTAAAAAATATCAGGTTTTAAAATGGCGTGTGGGAAAAACATCTAAACTTGTAAAAGCTGTTGTGGCATGTGAAAAACACTCAAAACTTGCCAGGACAAACTACATCTTATAATTTGTCATGGCAGAAACACGTCTTAAGTTGTCATGGCAAAACAGTTGTCGTGTAAACACATTTTCAGTTTGCCATGGCAACCCAATAAAATGTTGTCATGGCAAAGCATATCTAAGTTTGCATGCCGAACAGTAAATAAACTAAAAATGGCGACAACATGCATATTGGGTGAAACCAAAATTCATGTGCACACAAGTTGCCATGATTtgtaaagaaaagaaaaaatgtTGCCTATGCACATACCAAGTTGCCATGTCCgttatatttatcataaaattgcagGAGATCTAATACCTACAATTGGCACTGTGATGACTTATTGACGTTGTTATTAGGCTTGCCATGGCAAAACTACCAGGGGACAAAAATGTTCTTAGAATTTCACATGGAAAACAATCGATACCGAGTAGCCGTCGGCCGCGGCTGGGAAGCCTACGACacctcgtcctccacctccagGCCTTCCTGAAGAGCACCTCCAGCGCGCGGAGGTCGCCAGGTTTGCAGTGGTTGTTATCTAACAATGTTCTAAAACAACAAGTTTTCTTTAAGTTGCCATGATCTAGGGTTGCGGTAGACCATACATTATCAATCAAGACCAAGTACCTAACAAGAGTTAACGCATAAGTTTTCAGTGAAAATTTGTGGCAAAAATAGAGGTGTGACCAATCAAAACGAACAATGTCAGAAACTGAATTTCTAGGGCAGAAGTGCATATTCATCCACATGAGCAATTCTCTAGAACAGATGTTGCCTTTCAGCTGTTCCCAATATACATACACATGATTACAAAATTAAGGTTGCCATATTTTTACCTGTTTCCCTTTCAAGTGCTCGACGAGTTCTATCCTAGAAATTCAGATTGAGGCGATCCCTGTCGCACATGTGCTTGGAGGTGCCGGATCTGCAACATTTGATAACGACGGATGACGTAGCTCAGGTGACGTAACCCTTGCGGCCGCCGCGATGAGGCCAACCTTCTTCGAGCCGACTAGCTGCTCGTGACTGCTGGTGTGAGGCTTGACCCAATCCTTGATGATACTAAGGATGGTCTCCAGGTCGGAGCTTTGAGACACAGTGACCGTGACGCGAATTCTAACCCAAAATTCCTATAGAGGGCGGTGGCGGTCTTCCCCGCGCCTTCAAAGCCGGCTGCGGCCTCCCTCCGGCTAGATCCCGCAAAGTGAAGACGACCCCCGCCGTGGATCCCAAGGCCGTGGCACTGGCCTCCGGTGGATACCACGGTCGCCGCTAGACGTGCGGGGAAGCCGGCGACCCCCGCCCATCGTCGATCCCGCGACGATGTGGTCACGCATGAACGACTCCTCCCGCTTCAAGATGGGCATGCCCATGAACTGGTGTCGGCCTCCAGTGGATCCCACGGCCACTGCTGGACACGCGGGGAAGTCGACAGCCCCGCCCATCATCGACCCCGAGACGATGTGCCCATGCACGAATGCCCCTCTAGCTTCGAGATGGGGACACCAATGAACCTGACCCCAGGATCTCGGTCGGCATCCAGCGACGCtctcttcgtcgtcgtcgtggGCGGCGAATGAGGGAGGAGTGGGGCAACGGAGTGGGGAAGGAGTGGAGGGAGGAGGAAGGCGTGGGGAAAAAAAGTGAAGACAGAGCAGTGGGGTGGCTGGGTTCATCCGGGCGACACACCTTCAACCCGAACGAGCTTCTAAGGACGATGTGGCGAGTCGAGACCGTCGTGATGTGTGCATTTCAATCGAACATCAATAAGGACGTCAAGACGAAATTGCTTCGTGCCACGTGTCTGACACTTATCATTTGAGATTTGATTTTTTATGCTAAACTTAAAAACTTTGATCAAATTTGTAAAACCTCCTCGGCTTTCTCAAAAAAGGTGAAAAATAACTCATTGCCACAGTTGAATGAATGCCGCCGCCACTTTCACTGCTCCACGCGCGCAAGCTCCACGCGACGCTCCTCAAGTCCGGTCACCATGGCGACGCCTACCGCTGCAACCTCCTCCTCCGCGCCTACACCCGCGGCGGCGCACTTGCCGACGCCCGCGACCTACTGGACCTCATGCCGTCCCCGACCCTCGTCTCCTACAACACTGTCCTCTCGGGCTACGCCTCCTCCTCGACCCCCGGCCTCCTCGACGCCGCCCTGCACCTGCTAGACGCGATGCCCGAAAGGGACTCCTGGTCCTGGAACACCGCGATATCCGGCCTTGCACGCGCCGGTCGGGCTCACGACGCGCTGCGAAGGTTCCTGCAGATGACGCGCACCCCCGTGGCGCCGGACGCGTTCACCTACTCCATCGTCTCGCCGTGCTGCGGCGTTGACATGGGATCCGCGCGTCAGGTCCACTCGCGGGCTCTCAAGGCCGGGGTGTTCGCGGACGCCTGCGTCGGCACTGGTTTCATCAAGCTGTACGCAGAGCTGGGCCTGATGGAGGATGCACGCAAGGTGTTCGATTGTATGCCGCTGAGGGATCTGATGTCATGGAATGTGCTCCTGGACTGCGGTGTGAGGTCCGGGGAAGCAGGATCGTGTATGAAGGAGTTTCTTAGCATGACCGGCTGCGGGGTTCGGCCTGATGAGTTCACCTTTGCCACTGTCTTGAATGGTTTGGCTGAGCGGTCTGCAGGTCTGGAGGCAATGCAGGTACACTCAGTTATTCTGAAATCTGGGTATCTTAGGGATCTTTTTCTATGCAATTCTTTGCTGGACGTGTACGGGAGATGCGGTTACGTTGACTTGGCCAAGAAACTGTTCGATGCTATGCTTGAGAAGGATGTTGTGTCGTGGACCACTGTGATTTCAGGGCTTGCAGCCTGCGGTTACCAGGCTGATGCCTTTGACATATTTTGCCAGATGCTGAAAGCTGCAATGCCGCCCAATTCCTTCACCTTTGGGAGCATAGTAAGCTCATGTGCATATGTGAATGACCTTGGCAGTGGGAGGCAGTGTCATGCTCTTGCTGTCAAGCATGGGTTAGAACTCGTTCCTATAGCTGCCAGCTGTTTTGTCGATATGTACTCAAAGTGCGCCAAGATGGATGATGCAA encodes:
- the LOC125553668 gene encoding pentatricopeptide repeat-containing protein At2g13600-like, giving the protein MPPPLSLLHARKLHATLLKSGHHGDAYRCNLLLRAYTRGGALADARDLLDLMPSPTLVSYNTVLSGYASSSTPGLLDAALHLLDAMPERDSWSWNTAISGLARAGRAHDALRRFLQMTRTPVAPDAFTYSIVSPCCGVDMGSARQVHSRALKAGVFADACVGTGFIKLYAELGLMEDARKVFDCMPLRDLMSWNVLLDCGVRSGEAGSCMKEFLSMTGCGVRPDEFTFATVLNGLAERSAGLEAMQVHSVILKSGYLRDLFLCNSLLDVYGRCGYVDLAKKLFDAMLEKDVVSWTTVISGLAACGYQADAFDIFCQMLKAAMPPNSFTFGSIVSSCAYVNDLGSGRQCHALAVKHGLELVPIAASCFVDMYSKCAKMDDAIRMFEIMPQRDIVAWNAMICGLAQNGQSVRSLELYDEMMRLHHESVTPNSVTFVGVLSACSHAGDVQKGCNYFTQMVNDFHIEPISEHYTCLIDLFARAGWLDEAEEIISNLPFKHDAVILGTMLNGCRKYGNLDMAKRFAKRLLVNNPDNASGVFLLSNMYIANEEWNNASELRDAAISSGTHKVMGNSWIDVGGQVQCFKAGSSPDAQFEQIYDVLQQLQLMMVDADKLVTRINSLCTYINSE